One window of the Colletotrichum lupini chromosome 9, complete sequence genome contains the following:
- a CDS encoding MGS207 protein has translation HIFDVESPHLVESDDKRITHEEVTTFNWRKFLRQKPYTAAYAIFFDGEVAKYGGDWKKVVEDYVWAGHEPIINGFSGGLGHPFIHLAYAYEFDDEKVATEALSMGCTEYDPTHEILDNPPPDTSTYKTKSIKEVLGRIRADKRFDGYVNSPGFVNLFTLLGRFKFEVIEHWHAWVVEDPDSQLGDCAKMAAGLFMETRNNEEGMFDFFVAHILTFAHALRILLPLWSHEQKVSVMRQYGLYAMMVYIAQLRPGLDWDEEGLSKGGETPAWDTIFNNSLNSKWMTDVHFPKVVRGMKVVEETWGASGGLYQRAADVFVNEFNGWGGYGVGVEAAFGLTGVA, from the exons CATATTTTCGACGTCGAATCCCCTCATCTAGTCGAATCTGACGACAAACGAATCACGCATGAAGAGGTCACCACATTTAACTGGAGGAAGTTTCTTAGGCAGAAGCCATACACTGCGGCCTATGCCATATTCTTTGACGGTGAAGTTGCGAAATACGGCGGCGACTGGAAAAAGGTTGTAGAAGACTATGTCTGGGCTGGACATGAACCGATTATCAATGGGTTCTCTGGAGGGC TCGGTCACCCTTTCATTCATCTTGCATACGCATACGAGTTTGATGACGAAAAGGTCGCCACGGAAGCCTTGAGTATGGGTTGCACGGAGTACGATCCGACTCACGAGATTCTGGATAACCCTCCACCAGACACGTCAACTTACAAGACCAAAAGCATCAAGGAAGTTTTGGGTCGTATCCGTGCCGACAAGAGATTCGATGGCTACGTCAATTCCCCGGGGTTCGTGAACCTCTTCACACTTCTCGGCAGATTCAAATTTGAAGTAATCGAACACTGGCACGCGTGGGTCGTCGAGGATCCAGACTCACAGCTCGGGGACTGCGCCAAGATGGCAGCGGGGCTGTTCATGGAAACGCGCAATAATGAGGAGGGCATGTTCGATTTCTTCGTGGCTCACATTTTGACTTTTGCACATGCTTTGCGTATTCTTCTGCCGCTCTGGTCGCATGAGCAGAAGGTTTCGGTGATGAGACAATACGGCCTCTATGCGATGATGGTTTACATCGCACAGCTTCGACCGGGCCTCGACTGGGATGAAGAAGGTCTGTCAAAGGGTGGCGAGACACCTGCATGGGACACAATTTTCAACAACTCATTGAACAGCAAGTGGATGACTGACGTGCACTTCCCGAAGGTCGTCAGAGGTATGAAGGTGGTCGAAGAGACTTGGGGGGCTTCAGGCGGACTGTATCAACGAGCTGCCGACGTGTTTGTGAATGAGTTTAACGGATGGGGAGGATATGGGGTCGGTGTCGAGGCTGCCTTTGGGCTTACTGGTGTTGCTTAG
- a CDS encoding cation transporter gives MYVLGLGDQVCQARSRVPSSDAVAVAVALDVLLAHQQRSRPSFSRNPRMSSSSSLERWLARFSGRLRRYLPPLNFITIHYAYFILVCLITSVIFWGSSDPAFSVSYTDSLFLVVSAMTEAGLNTVNLSQLTAWQQTLPFFLLLLGSTIWVSIWTVLARKHVFEKRFDEIVRAERARKLSRQGSTISLGLPRLPLDLPRLQMAFSFGKSQSAPPPPGQSLRATKTAESEKGETRADNKRADDAEASPKDRHRPTLEDAPEDVPGSTQEVTDSQAPGHITFDDAPHPNVADNQATSTGVSLPGNPNGPARPLRRPYNASVDLTTADADARNFLKHRTASRHGQFHDLSSDERDHLGGCEYRALKVLAMLVPTYFFLWQVLASLALGAWMNNYMPDTARANGINPWWLGIFNAVSAFNNSGMSLLDANMIPFQQAPYVLITMGLLILAGNTAYPLFLRLIIWSSLRILNLTTREDAFIDLKATLAFILKYPRRVYTNLFPSRPSWWLLFMLISLNSVDWVAFEVLNIGNSVIEKIPTGYRVLNGLFQALAVRSGGFYVVPISGLFIGLQLLYVIMMYISVYPVVITMRHSNIYEERSLGIYSDDIDTASEIDPEVADPLLPTGSRPPTLTRTTSIGAASARPSVLARRLSRSGPVIEARRVFKSTFMSFHGVGVVPPKGPGLRQSAAEQGESRVSFISHQIRGQLAHDLWWLVLAVLIITIIETSKFIQDPVTFSVFNIIFEVVSAYGTVGISVGIPTDAYSFCGAWHVGSKLVLCLDGSSIGMKRRTIRYGGAGQSSWNGRITCRLPQGTFIRHFEKNHSIANSSKIDAVYT, from the exons ATGTACGTACTTGGTTTAGGGGACCAGGTATGTCAAGCGCGCAGTCGAGTGCCGTCATCTGACGCTGTCGCTGTCGCTGTCGCTCTCGACGTCCTCTTGGCACATCAACAACGATCACGACCATCCT TCTCTAGAAATCCTCGCATGAGTTCCAGCAGCTCCCTCGAGCGGTGGCTTGCGCGCTTCTCGGGTCGCTTGCGTCGCTATTTACCACCTCTAAACTTCATCACCATTCATTATGCCTACTTCATCCTCGTCTGTCTCATCACGTCCGTCATCTTCTGGGGCTCATCCGATCCTGCGTTCTCGGTCAGCTACACCGATAGCCTCTTCCTCGTTGTGTCTGCCATGACCGAGGCGGGCCTCAATACCGTCAACCTCAGCCAACTGACGGCCTGGCAACAAACACTCCCGTTTTTCCTACTGCTCTTGGGCAGTACCATTTGGGTCTCCATCTGGACCGTCTTGGCCCGCAAACATGTATTTGAGAAGCGCTTCGATGAAATAGTCCGAGCAGAGCGCGCGCGTAAACTCAGTCGTCAGGGCAGTACCATATCGCTAGGTTTGCCGCGACTACCTCTCGACTTGCCCAGGCTGCAGATGGCATTCTCCTTTGGTAAATCGCAGTCAGCACCGCCTCCTCCAGGCCAGTCTCTCAGAGCTACAAAGACTGCCGAGTCGGAGAAGGGCGAAACTCGGGCAGACAACAAACGAGCGGACGATGCAGAAGCCTCGCCCAAAGACCGCCACCGGCCTACACTCGAGGATGCACCTGAGGATGTGCCCGGAAGCACCCAGGAGGTGACGGACTCGCAGGCACCGGGCCACATTACCTTTGACGATGCACCGCACCCCAATGTCGCCGACAACCAAGCCACCTCGACGGGAGTCTCTCTTCCTGGCAACCCGAATGGACCGGCGCGTCCACTGAGAAGGCCCTACAATGCTTCAGTAGATCTGACTACTGCCGACGCGGACGCTCGCAACTTCTTGAAACATCGTACAGCTAGTCGCCACGGTCAGTTCCATGACCTAAGCAGCGATGAACGCGATCATCTCGGCGGCTGCGAATACCGTGCCCTCAAGGTCCTAGCCATGTTGGTGCCAACCTACTTCTTCCTGTGGCAGGTTCTGGCATCCCTTGCCCTTGGAGCCTGGATGAACAACTACATGCCCGATACGGCAAGGGCTAACGGTATCAATCCGTGGTGGCTCGGTATCTTCAACGCCGTTTCTGCCTTCAATAATTCGGGCATGTCGCTCCTGGACGCCAACATGATTCCTTTCCAACAGGCGCCGTACGTTCTCATCACAATGGGTCTCCTAATACTGGCAGGCAATACCGCGTACCCTCTCTTCCTTCGTCTCATCATTTGGTCCTCTCTCCGCATCCTGAACCTGACCACGCGAGAAGACGCTTTCATCGACCTAAAAGCTACCCTAGCGTTTATTTTGAAATACCCTCGCCGAGTTTACACCAATCTCTTCCCTTCTCGACCCTCTTGGTGGCTTTTGTTTATGTTGATCTCACTCAACTCTGTGGACTGGGTGGCCTTTGAGGTTCTCAACATTGGAAATTCTGTCATCGAGAAGATACCCACAGGCTACCGGGTGCTCAATGGTCTCTTTCAAGCACTTG CTGTGCGGTCCGGAGGTTTCTACGTCGTCCCTATCTCAGGCCTCTTCATCGGCTTACAGCTACTCTACGTTATAATGATGTACATCTCGGTCTACCCCGTCGTCATCACCATGCGCCATTCCAACATTTACGAGGAGCGATCACTCGGCATATACAGCGACGACATAGACACCGCATCCGAGATCGACCCTGAGGTGGCCGATCCCTTGCTCCCTACAGGCAGTCGACCTCCGACACTGACACGCACTACTAGCATTGGCGCGGCTTCCGCCCGACCTTCTGTCTTGGCACGTCGACTGAGCCGTTCGGGCCCGGTCATCGAAGCTCGTCGCGTGTTCAAGAGCACCTTCATGAGCTTTCACGGTGTTGGTGTTGTGCCACCGAAAGGACCGGGACTTAGGCAGAGCGCCGCCGAGCAGGGCGAGAGTCGCGTCAGTTTCATCAGCCACCAGATTCGTGGACAGCTTGCCCATGATCTGTGGTGGTTGGTTCTCGCTGTTTTGATCATCACCATCATCGAGACGTCAAAATTCATCCAAGATCCCGTGACGTTTTCGGTCTTTAACATCATATTCGAGGTCGTCTCAGCATACGGTACGGTCGGAATATCAGTCGGCATACCAACTGATGCGTACAGCTTCTGCGGCGCCTGGCACGTCGGAAGCAAGCTCGTTCTGTGCCTG GACGGCAGCTCCATCGGTATGAAGAGGAGGACCATCAGATACGGAGGAGCAGGACAATCGAGCTGGAACGGTAGAATTACATGTAGATTGCCTCAAGGCACGTTTATTAGACATTTTGAAAAGAATCATTCCATTGCCAATAGCTCAAAGATTGATGCTGTCTACACGTAA
- a CDS encoding sodium/hydrogen exchanger family protein yields the protein MSIQTAEAYSTPSSPQGVETQRRGTQSGLLACSTLSGIMDLSITNFNVVISVLGGWLVLFGTFSYLIKENLYLSEALVSLLGGVTFTHVAKLLKPGEYAVSEDAVASVTLDFSRLVLGVQLVLAGVQLPSRYLRTEWKSLCLLLGPGMIGMWTCTSAVVWLLVPDLPLVHALAIAACITPTDPVLSTTIVKGRFAEENVPEDLQQIIVAESGANDGLGYPFLFLALYLIKYTESDGNPASSEGGFGAALSLFFGQTCVYVVLMSVFYGWVVGLLAQRLLHWAERRKYVERECFLLFPIGMAIFILGTCGMVGSDDVLACFIAGNVFTWNDWFRLETVEDPVQPAVDMMLNMAIFMWLGAVCPWESFWNSELISPGRLVALGILVLLLRRLPVILGLHRYIRQIRGSRQALFVGYFGPIGVSAIFYLYVGLEFLETLTDDDGQRADAKQLGETMLVTIWFLIICSIVIHGISVPIAKLGKSTYDRFFRRSVSLPA from the exons ATGTCCATTCAAACGG CCGAAGCATACTCAACCCCTTCTTCACCCCAAGGCGTCGAGACCCAAAGGCGAGGCACCCAGTCGGGGCTGCTTGCTTGCAGCACATTGAGCGGCATCATGGACCTTTCAATCACGAATTTCAACGTGGTGATTAGCGTGCTCGGCGGATGGCTCGTCTTATTCGGCACCTTTTCGTATCTCATCAAAGAGAACCTGTATCTCTCTGAAGCCC TCGTCTCCCTCCTCGGAGGCGTAACCTTCACCCACGTCGCCAAGCTCCTCAAGCCCGGCGAATACGCCGTCTCCGAAGATGCCGTCGCCTCCGTGACCCTCGACTTCAGCCGCCTGGTCCTCGGCGTCCAGCTCGTCCTCGCCGGCGTCCAGCTGCCGAGCCGCTACCTTCGCACAGAGTGGAAGTCCCTCtgcctcctcctcggcccCGGCATGATCGGCATGTGGACCTGCACCAGTGCCGTCGTCTGGCTCCTCGTCCCGGACCTGCCCCTCGTCCACGCTCTCGCCATCGCGGCCTGCATCACCCCGACCGATCCGGTTCTCTCCACCACGATTGTCAAGGGCCGGTTTGCCGAGGAGAACGTCCCCGAGGACCTGCAGCAGATCATCGTTGCCGAGTCGGGAGCGAATGATGGCCTTGGCTACCCCTTTCTCTTCCTCGCGCTCTACCTCATCAAGTACACCGAAAGCGACGGTAACCCAGCCTCGAGCGAGGGCGGTTTCGGTGCCGCGCTGAGCCTCTTCTTCGGCCAGACGTGCGTCTACGTCGTGCTCATGAGCGTCTTCTATGGATGGGTCGTCGGCCTGCTCGCGCAGAGATTGCTCCACTGGGCCGAGCGACGCAAGTACGTGGAGCGGGAAtgcttcctcctcttccccaTCGGCATGGCCATCTTCATCCTCGGCACGTGCGGTATGGTTGGCAGCGACGACGTACTAGCGTGCTTCATCGCAGGCAACGTCTTCACCTGGAACGACTGGTTCCGTCTGGAGACGGTCGAGGATCCCGTGCAGCCCGCCGTCGACATGATGCTCAACATGGCCATCTTCATGTGGCTGGGAGCTGTGTGTCCGTGGGAGAGCTTCTGGAACTCTGAGCTGATTAGTCCCGGTCGTTTGGTCGCACTCGGTATTCTTGTCTTGCTGCTGAGACGTCTTCCCGTCATACTCGGCTTGCACCGGTACATCCGCCAGATCCGGGGTTCACGACAGGCGCTTTTTGTTGGGTACTTTGGTCCCATTGGTGTTTCTGCCATCTTTTATCTTTACGTCGGCCTCGAGTTCCTGGAGACTCTGACGGATGACGACGGCCAGCGAGCGGACGCGAAGCAGCTGGGCGAAACCATGCTTGTCACCATCTGGTTCTTGATCATCTGCAGCATT GTGATTCACGGTATAAGCGTGCCCATCGCCAAGCTCGGAAAATCGACGTACGACCGATTCTTTCGCCGCAGCGTTTCTTTGCCCGCATGA